TCTGCCCCGCCAGAAAACTGAACGCCGGAAAGCCCTTTCGGAAGCGGCATCACTTGGTGCAAGCATTGTTATACTGGAAGCACCCCACCGTTTGCAGGGCTGTTTGCTTGACATAAAAGATGTGCTGGGAGACCGTGAGATAGCCGTCTGCCGTGAGCTTACCAAAATATATGAAGAAATATTCCGGGGCAGTATCAGCCAGGCTATCAGCCATTTTGACCAGCCGCGGGGTGAATTTGTGCTGGTGGTGGAGGGCTGTAAAGTGCCCGTGTCTCAGCCGGAGCTGACGGATGATATAATAAAGGAACTGGGCATGCTCAAAAAACAGGGCAAACCGGCTAAAGAAGCGGTGGCTCTGGTGAGCCAAAAAAGCGGTCTGCCCAAAAAAGAAATCTACCGGGCTTGGCTTAAAATTAACAAAACCTTATAATAGGTAAAATTTGCGAGGTGTTTCATGAGGAGAGGATGTATTTCACTGGGGGATGTGGTTTGCACTGGCTGCAACAATAATATTCCCTATCCTGAGCGTTATTTGGCTGTAGACGAAGAAGACGGCAAAGAAGTAGACAAAGGCACTACCGTTCATTACTGTGTGGAATGCGCCCTGAAGAAAGGGTATGCCAGCTACAAAGAAGAAAAAGGCGAGAGAATTCTAACCTTTCTGCCCTGAGGATATAAATGAGCGAACGAATATTTATAGGTGTGGCCTGGCCTTACGCCAACAGCCAGTTGCATCTGGGTCATGTTGCCGGCGCTTATCTGCCGGCAGATATTTTTGCCCGTTACCACCGCACCCGCGGGGATGAAGTGCTTATGGTATCCGGTTCGGATATGCATGGCACTCCCATTACCATAAGGGCGGAGCAGGAGGGCATTACGGCTGCCGAGGTGGCAGAGCGTTATCACCGGCTGTTTATGGCCTCGTGGCCGAAGCTGGGTATAAGCTGGGATTGCTATACCTCAACCGCCACTGCCAACCACGCCCGCACCGCTCAGCAGATGTTCCTCAGCCTGTATGAAAAGGGTTATATTTATAAAGATACGGTTTGCCAGCCGTTTTGCCCCCACTGCAACCGCTTTTTGCCTGACCGCTATGTAGAGGGGACTTGCCCCCACTGCAAATATGAAGGCGCCCGCGGTGACCAGTGTGACAACTGCGGCAAACCCTTAAATGCGGCCGAACTGTTAAATTTCCGCTGTAAAAACTGCGGCAATCCTCCTGAATTCCGTGAGACCGAGCATTTTTTCCTGAAACTTTCGGCATTTGAAGAAGAACTTACCCACTGGGTGGAAACTAAGACCTACTGGCGTACCAATGTGCTGAATTTCACCCTGCGTTATTTAAAAGAGGGGCTTAAAGACCGGGCTATTACCCGTGATTTGGACTGGGGCGTGCCGTTGCCGCTTCCGGGTTATGAGGGCAAACGGCTGTATGTCTGGTTTGAAGCGGTAATCGGTTATCTGTCTGCCAGTATAGAGTGGGCGGCATCTAAAGGCCAGCCGGATGAATGGCAGAAATACTGGGGCGGAGATACCAAAAGCTACTATTTTATAGGCAAGGACAATATCCCGTTCCATACTATTATCTGGCCGGCTATGCTGATGGGTAGGGGCGGGCTTGATTTGCCGTATGACGTCCCCTCAAACGAATACCTTACTATAGAAGCCCAGAAGTTTTCCAAGAGCCGTAATAAAGCAATCTGGGTGGATGATGTTCTTTCACGCTACAGTGTGGATACCCTGCGTTACCTTCTTTCGGCTAATATGCCTGAAAGTTCTGATATGGATTTCTCCTGGAGGGAATTTGTCCGCCGCAATAATGACGAACTGGTAGCCACTTACGGCAATCTGGCCCAGCGCGTTTTGACTATGGTCTGCCGTAATTTTGACAACAAAGTACCCGAATACGGTGAGCTGGACGAACGTTCCCTGAACCTTATTGAGAAAACCAGCGCCATGCTGTTTGAAACAGACAAGGCTTTGCACGGCTGTAATTTCCGTGAGGCTATTAAACTGGCTATGTCACTGGCCCAGGAGGCAAACCGCTATCTGGATGAAAAAGCCCCCTGGAAAGAAATAAAGGTGGACAAAGCTGCCGCTGCCCGCAGTTTATACGTGGCCATGGCGGCTCTTTCCGGGCTTCGGGTGGCTTTTTATCCGTTTTTGCCGGAAAGTTCAAGCAGGCTCAGTACTTACCTGGGTTTCGGCTCTGAAATAGAAAAAGACGGCTGGGTGCTTAAAATGCCGGTAGCCGGGCAGGAAATGATACCGCCGGAGCCGCTTTTCAAGAAACTGGAAGATTCGGTTGTAGAAGAAGAAACCGCCCGCATGGGGCTTTAGTATTTACCAGGAGGCAAGGTCTTGTTGAAACTTAGCTCTATCTACGCACCTATAAATGAGGGCCTCAAAGGGGTTGAGGACGAGTTTAAGCTGGTATCCGAAAGCCGGAAGCAGTCTTTTCCCGAAATGGCGGAAATGCTGGATTATATTCTGGTGGGGGGCAAGGTACTCAGACCGGCCCTTTCCATGTTGTCGGCCATGTGTTTCGGTACGGGTATAAAAAAAGTGTTGCCTTTGGCCACTTCTTCCGAAATGCTGCACATAGCAACCCTGGTGCATGATGATGCCATTGACAAGGCTGATACCCGCCGCAGCCGCCGCACTGTCAATTCCGTATGGGGGCTGGAAAAGGCTATACTCCTGGGTGATTTCCTGTTTGCCCATGCCGCCGAAGTAGCGGCAGAGACCGACAATATGCGTATAGTTACCCTGTTTGCCCAGACTCTGCAGATAATTGCCTCAGGGGAGCTGAAACAGGCTTATGCCAGTTTCAACCCTGACCAGAGCTATGAAAATTATCTTGAAAGGATATCCGGCAAGACGGCCGCCCTTTTTGTAATGGCTACCAAGGGCGGGGCTATACTGGCAGACGCTTCGCCCTCTGATGAGGAAATAATGCGTTCTTACGGCTATAATCTGGGTTTAAGTTTCCAGATAGTAGATGATATACTGGATTTTGTGGGCAACGCCAAAGATATGGGCAAACCGGTAGGTTCAGACCTGAATAACGGCACAGTTACCCTGCCGGCGCTTCTCCTGATGGACCGTTATCCGGAAAATAACCCTATCAAAGACATGCTGGGGGCTACAGACCGTTCCGCTCATGTGGCCAGAGCGGTGGAGATGATAAATTCGTCAGACATCATAGACCTTAGCTACAAAGAAGCTAAACGCTATGCTGATTTAGCCTGCCAAGATTTGTCAAAGCTCCCCAAAACGGCTGCCCGCGAATCTCTCTACCAGCTGGCTGAATTTATAGTTGAACGCAAGAACTGACAAGGAGGTTCAACGTGAAACTTTTTATAAATATTATCGGCATTATTCTGGTTATTTTTGTCCTTACCCATTTGCGTGAAGTCTGGCAC
This sequence is a window from Dehalococcoides mccartyi 195. Protein-coding genes within it:
- a CDS encoding polyprenyl synthetase family protein, giving the protein MKLSSIYAPINEGLKGVEDEFKLVSESRKQSFPEMAEMLDYILVGGKVLRPALSMLSAMCFGTGIKKVLPLATSSEMLHIATLVHDDAIDKADTRRSRRTVNSVWGLEKAILLGDFLFAHAAEVAAETDNMRIVTLFAQTLQIIASGELKQAYASFNPDQSYENYLERISGKTAALFVMATKGGAILADASPSDEEIMRSYGYNLGLSFQIVDDILDFVGNAKDMGKPVGSDLNNGTVTLPALLLMDRYPENNPIKDMLGATDRSAHVARAVEMINSSDIIDLSYKEAKRYADLACQDLSKLPKTAARESLYQLAEFIVERKN
- the rsmI gene encoding 16S rRNA (cytidine(1402)-2'-O)-methyltransferase, with product MALYVVATPIGNLEDITLRALRVLSEVKLIAAEDTRRTRKLLSAHNIKTPLTSYFEHNRLSKLDYILEVLGEGDVALVSDAGMPGISDPGYELIKAAHEHGIKVVPVPGASAVITAVAVSGLDCASFSYLGFLPRQKTERRKALSEAASLGASIVILEAPHRLQGCLLDIKDVLGDREIAVCRELTKIYEEIFRGSISQAISHFDQPRGEFVLVVEGCKVPVSQPELTDDIIKELGMLKKQGKPAKEAVALVSQKSGLPKKEIYRAWLKINKTL
- the metG gene encoding methionine--tRNA ligase: MSERIFIGVAWPYANSQLHLGHVAGAYLPADIFARYHRTRGDEVLMVSGSDMHGTPITIRAEQEGITAAEVAERYHRLFMASWPKLGISWDCYTSTATANHARTAQQMFLSLYEKGYIYKDTVCQPFCPHCNRFLPDRYVEGTCPHCKYEGARGDQCDNCGKPLNAAELLNFRCKNCGNPPEFRETEHFFLKLSAFEEELTHWVETKTYWRTNVLNFTLRYLKEGLKDRAITRDLDWGVPLPLPGYEGKRLYVWFEAVIGYLSASIEWAASKGQPDEWQKYWGGDTKSYYFIGKDNIPFHTIIWPAMLMGRGGLDLPYDVPSNEYLTIEAQKFSKSRNKAIWVDDVLSRYSVDTLRYLLSANMPESSDMDFSWREFVRRNNDELVATYGNLAQRVLTMVCRNFDNKVPEYGELDERSLNLIEKTSAMLFETDKALHGCNFREAIKLAMSLAQEANRYLDEKAPWKEIKVDKAAAARSLYVAMAALSGLRVAFYPFLPESSSRLSTYLGFGSEIEKDGWVLKMPVAGQEMIPPEPLFKKLEDSVVEEETARMGL